The nucleotide sequence ggagcaccgcctttaatcgagcaaatcgaccccgggacttattcttttgtaagcccagtacttattctatcggtctcttttgccgaactgctaagtgacggggacataaacacaccagcatcagttgtcaagcaatgctagggcgacaaacacacacacatacatatacatgtatatatatatatacatatatacgacgggcttcttttagtttccatctaccaaatccactcacaaggctttggtcggcccgaggctatagtagaagacacttgcccaaagtgccatgcagtgggactgaacccggaaccaggtggttggtaaacaagctactatatatatatatttgtaaaaaagaagtttgaaaacgccactatattacataaattttaattttcttatgaattttacatgtttcggttcttgaaaaaacgaaccttatcaaaaatattataaagagtgcaatagaaaagttcataatcgtctcttactggtctcaatagaatccatgtggtggtgttttgtcggtagttggTATAATCGCTATATTCCTGTTGAGTGTAGTGAAGAGgttcattattgtttcttgctggtatcaaaaggaaccGCATTTTTGTTTCCCTGTGTTCCAATGGTAGCAACAGTAGTgattgttggtcgtagtagtagtaacctgTGGCTGTCCTAGCAGCAGTTACTGTTGGTCGTAATTTTGGCAaccttggtggtggttggggttgtaGCAGTTAAGCTGTggcctgggacgaggtggtgaagcacgaccttcgaacgttaggtctcaccatggaaatgactagagaccgagacctatggaagtatgctgtgcgtgagaagacccggcaagactagtgaagccataacccgtggcccctacctgggacgtagtcagtccacctgtgcataccttccttcttgtgacacttgtaaagacctgttgaggcaagtgaaaatcaaatcaaatcaaaccaaatcaaaatagatgaacatcaatggaatttgtatctttgtggtaccaatgctggtggcacataagagaaccatccgaacgtggccgtagacagtaccgcatcgactggcctccgtgctgtgggcacgtaacaaacaccatccgatcgtggccgttcaccagcctcgtctggcacctgtgtcggtggcacaaaaaacaccatccgagcgtggccgtctgccagcctcgtctgtcacctgtgtcagtggcagataaaagcacccactacactctcggagtggttggcgttaggaagggcaaccagctgtagaaacactgccagatctgactggcctggtgcagccttcgggcttgccagaccccagttgaaccgtccaacccatgctagcatggaaagcggacgttaaacgatgatgatgaattctgtgAACCTTGGTGCAGTTTTCTGCCCAGCTAGCtactgccaaactgtccaacccatgccagcatggaaagcggacgttaaacgatgatgatgatgatggtggtcatggtgatgataCGTTTGGACCTGTGGACCTTCTTTTATAAAAGAACTAATGAAAGGGGACGAAATAagcaacagagaaaagaaaaaggagtcCTTAAATGATTTTCCTGTTACAATCCAACTGGAAGTTTATTGAGCAATTCCTACTCTTTAAATCTCTTAGCGAGTTCATCTACCCATGGATAGGGAGCTAGTCCATCCAGTATTAATAGACGAAGGACTATCAACGATTCCTGGATGTTAGTTTGGTTTGGACTTGATTTGAATTAAGATGGTCAGCGCGTAAAATGATGGCGATGCGGAGGAgaatgacaatgaggatgatgacatgaggaggaggatgatgatgatgatgatggtggtgatggtgatgatgatgatgatgacgacaacagagatgatgatgatgatggtgatgatggtggtgatgatgatgatgatgatgaagatgatgatgatgatgatggtgatgatgacgacgacggtgatgatggtgatgatgatgatgacagtgttgaGTAGCAGGAGCAGAAGGTAGAGGAGGAAGCAGAATAGAacgggaggaggaggatgttaaCAATGAccctgatgacaatgatgatgatgaggaggaggagaatgatgacactgatgatgatgatggtgatggtgatgatgatgaggaggaggacgatgagggtgatgatgatgatgatggagatgaagaggaggaagaggatggtgatgatgacaataaccaGGAtggattatgatggtgatgatgatgatgatgctgtccaCGATTATGTATTAgggataaaaatgataaaaaaaacccccaaaacaaaacaaaacaaatgacatCCTTGCTTTGTGAATTGAAAGAATTTGTCTGCAAAATTCTTAAATACATTtatggggtaagaagcttgcttcccaaccacgtggttctgggttcagtcccactgcgtggtaccttgggcaagtgtcttctactatagcttcaggctgaccaaagccttgtgagtggatttggtaggcggaaactgaaagaagcccatcgtatatatgtgtgtgtacatgtgtgtgtatgagtgtctgcatgtgtgtgtgtgtgtacatgtgtgtgtgtgtacatgtgtgtgtgtgtacatgtgtgtgtgtgtgtgtgtgtgcatatgtgtgtatgagtgtgtgcatgtgtgtgtgtgtgcatgtgtgtttgtgtgtgtgtgtgtttgtgtgtgtgcgtgtctttgtgcttgCGTTCATCCCTcactattgtttgacaaccggtgttggtgtgtttgcatccctgtaacttagcaggttGGCGAGAAGGGACCCGAtagaattaaataagtaccaggctccaACGAAAGACTGAAAACCATTatccaaggcggtgctccagcatggccaaagtctgataactgaaacaagtcaaagaatcaaaaaaaagatttttatttgtttgtttgtttgtttgtttgtttgcaaatTTAAGGCTGccatgcttgggggacaaactaACCCCCCCCCCTTGATTGAAAGCAGAATCATGTCTTTTAACAAAAGGTGGCGGGggtgggagagagggggagagtttcCAGTCTGTAATTACAGCCGCTGTCATCACTTCTGAGAGAGATCAGAGACACCATTGTCGCCATGgtcaagttcatcatcatcatcaccatcctcctcctcctcatcatcatcaccctcatcatcatcatcaccactgtcgtTGCTGTCGgtgttgtcctcctcctcctcatcatcatcatcaccatcatcaccatcaccctcttcatcatcaccatcatcaccatcaccctcttcatcatcatcaccatcatcaccatcaccctcttcatcatcatcaccatcatcaccatcatcatcatcatcaccctcatcatcatcatcaccctcatcaccatcaccttcttcatcatcatcatcatcaccatcaccatcatcaccctcatcaccatcatcatcaccatcaccactgtcatttCTGTCGGTgttgtcctcctcctcttcatcatcatcaccatcattccaatcaccatcatcagcagcagcattatcatcatcattgtcattgtcatcatcatcatcactgtcgtcgtcgtcgttgtcctcctcctcctcctcctcaacatcatcatcatcatcataattgttgttgTCCTCAGTCTGCCTGTAACTATGGTAACAGCTCTACCGAAGAGTCTGTCCTTTCTCTCCGCTCTCACGCAGGTGTATACGCGTGCATGcgcatgagtgtgagtgtgagtgtgagaaggtgtgagtgtgtttgagtcagtgtgtgtgtatgtgtgtgtgtttgagtcagtgtgtgtgtgtgtgtatgtgtgtgtttgagtcagtgtgtgcgtgcgtgtgtgtatgtgtgtgtgtttgagtcagtgtgtgtgtgtgtttgagtcagtgtgtgtgagtgtgtgtgcgtgtgtgtgagtgtgtgtgcgtgtgtgtgagtgtgtgtgtatgtctgtgtgagtgtgtgtgtatgtgtgtgtgtgtgcgtgtgcgtgcgcatgagCAACTACGACTGAAGTGAacggcttttttctttttctctcttgacAATACTTGAATATAATGGAGAGAAAattgtagagggagagagagagagagagggaaaggttgagagagagggggaaatggTACAGAAAGAGCAAGAactatagagagagtgagaatgagagagagagagagagagacgtggtgggggtgggggtgacggCTGAGGAAGAAGAGAACAGTAAGATTATGAAGATCAGAATAGacagagaaatgtgtgtgtgtgtgggagagagagagagagagagagagcgaaagaagaagagtgtgtatgtgtgtgtgaaagagagagagagagggtgtatgtgtgtgtgtgtgagagagagagggaaagaagaagagtgtgtatgtgtgtgtgaaagagagagagagagagagagagggtgtgtgtgtgtgagagagagggaaagaagaagagtgtgagagagagggagtatgtgtgtgtgtgagagagagagagaaagaagaagagtgtgtatgtgtgtgagagaaagaagaagagtgtgtatgtgtgtgagagaaagaagaagagtgtgtatgtgtgtgagagaaagaagaagagtgtgtatgtgtgtgagagaaagaagaagagtgtgtatgtgtgtgagagaaagaagaagagtgtgtatgtgtgtgagagaaagagggagaaaagaagagagagggtgggtgaaagtgagagagaagaagcaagtgtaggaaagagaaagagaattagagagagggaggggtagTTAGAAAGATAGAGGGGAAGGTTAAggagaggggcagagagagagagagagaaggagagaaagataagAGGCTTCTAGAGAAAAAGAGTGACAGAGAtgagaggtagagaaagagatggaatgaaaattggggagagagagagagagagagagagagagacaaaggaggGCAGAGAGGGGGgacgagagggagagaaagagatagagagaaaataggagagagagagaggggggcgagagggagagaaagtgatagagagaaaataggagagcgagagggagagaaagagatagagagaaaataggagagagagagagaaaggagggcagagagggaaagaaagagagagagagagaaaataggagagagagaaaggagggcagagagggagagaaagagatagagaagaaataggagagagagagagaaaggagggcagagagggagagaaagagatagagaagaaataggagagagagagagagaccaaagaaGGCAGAGAGGGGGgacgagagggagagaaagagagagagatgtctggGGTGCAATGCAGGGGAGATAACTTCTTCAgatttcttccagccacagagCATCAGGAATCTGACTTGTGTGGGGATTGTGAAAagggaccaactggagagtgaCGTCActgcttacatcatcatcatcatcatcatcatcatcgtttagcgtccgctttccatgctagcatgggtgggacggttcaactggggtctgggaagccagaaggctgcaccaggctccagtctgatctggcagtgtttctacagctggatgcccttcctaacgccaaccactccatgagtgtagtgggtactttttatgtgccaccggcacaggggccagacgaggctggcaaacggccacgatcggattgtgctttttacatgccaccggcacaggggccaggcgaggctagcaaacggccacgatcggatggtgctttttacatgccaccgacacaggtgccaggcgaggctggcaaacggccacgatcggatggtgctttttacatgccaccgacacaggtgccaggcgaggctggcaaacggccacgatcggattgtgctttttacgtgccaccgacacaggtgccaggcgaggctggcaaacggccacgatcggatggtgctttttacgtgccaccggcacaggggccaggcgaggctggcaaacggccatgatcggatggtgctttttacgtgccaccggcccgaGGCCAGtgggggcggtgctggcaacggccacgtttggatggttctcttatgagAACCGGCACTGGTATTGAATCCATATATTTCCAGAACACCTTACTGTCAGGGTCGGTTGCTATGAGCTGCTCAAATTCAAGCACtggcccctttttttttcttcttttgatgattttctgtagcaaaaaaaaaaaaaaaagggaggcaTTGTTTTAGATGGAGAATGTTAATTACTAAATACAGGTAAACTTAAAATACAGGTTGTTAGCATTTAATGATGTTTGATTGGATTAGTAAACAATGACCAATCTTTGACCACTAATTACTGGTTAAGTCCAGTTCTCAACATGTCCCTCCCCTGTTGCCTTGACGATCTAATTATCTATTTACAGCCGTCCAATTGTAACTTCATTTACGGGAATTGTTTctcaataaatcatcatcatcatcgtttaacgtccgctttccatgctagcatgggttggacgatatttgactgagggttggcgagccagatggctgcaccaggctccaatcttgatctgacagagtttctacagctggatgcccttcctaacgccaaccactctgagagtgtagtgggtgctttttacgtgccaccggcacgggggccagatagAAATGACAGACAGAAACCTAAATGGTTATAACCGTTCCACCCTTTTAACACCAAACCATCTCACACTGTCTCCCATTCTCTGATAACAATCCTTTCcccatattgtttcaaattttggtacaaggccagcaattcctgggagaggataagtcaattacttATACTGTTGACTCTGAAAGTAAAACAAGGCAAAGTTATCTCCATATTTGTGCCTTCTGCCTCgaatttgttgcctcataacttccagaaaaatggatattttggaatgaaattttctacaaatatgcttcagatggtgtagaatTTCATTATATTAGAATATGTGGTGAAAGAATTTTTCCGAGGGTTGAGTGggaagtttcggaaaattcacaccaGAGAGCTTTCTTTGCACATAACTTTCAAGAAAGTgggtaatttttaatgaaattttttttaaatacctttcAGAGTGTGTAGGTTAGAATTGTTTTGGAATGTGAGGTGAGGAAATAAATTTGGTAAGTTCTTACACATAcgtgtgaaggcgtatggctcagtggttagagcgtcgagcttacgatcgtgaggttgtgagctcgaatcccggaccgggctgcgtgttgtgttcttgagcaaggcactttattccatgttgctccagttcactcagctgtagaaatgagttgcgacgtcactggtgccaagctgtatcgacctttgtctttcccttggataacactggtggcgtggagaggggaggctggtatgcatgggcgactgctggtcttccataaacaaccttgcccggacttgtgcctcggagggtaactttctaggtgcaatcccatggtccttcatgaccgaagggggtctttaccttttacaTAGCAAGACATCATATctatctacaaaatgaaatttcgaaaaattgTGATGTatgccagtatgtgtgtgtgtgtgtgtgtgtgtgtgtgagctcagtatttttttttttgggtgttttttttgtgtttttcacaACAAAATCTGATATAATTGTAATTTACACATTCTGAAAAGAATTTGTAGAAACTTTTGTTAAAAAATACACCTTTTTCTGAAAGTCGTTAAGAAATAAAGTCaactcgtgtgaattttccaaaacttttcTTCCTacacataaaaaatttttttcaggacAAATTTCAATACAATCAGAatatacggatcttttcggtttgaacggcagtttttaaaaaaataatttccacgtaactaaacacttttaaacttcgtatactgatagaatgtgtttataaaacatttttttctcttggctttattgagagaattctatagtttgtaagatatttgttgttgttttttcttcaatttctgcaatttcaaccaaccaatgacgtccattgaggtaaaaaaaaaaaattctgtgccgtatgaatatgtccctcgtttaagaaacagattgggtttatttacatttctgaagaaaaaaaagacacccttcctcccacccctatccctaaccctaactgtaaccctaaccctaaaacagattgaaatgcaatagatcgatactagggtcataattacgggggacaatttcatatgacaccgctagaaaaaactgccgttcaaaccgaaaagattctaatttttttacataaagtaaataaagtaaataaagcacaaaaatacaaagtaaggatcgactagtcacgactagctagcgcggatacgcAAGTGCGCGCTCCGGGgacactgttctcaagtagtatcCCAAAAATCGctggttaattatttttaattataaagtagttcgattcacttcaacatttaagtttaatttgtcaaaatattttcggcgctaaaatccgcgacctgttcactgacaaaaatccgaggtcgcggattttagcgacgaaaatattttgacaaattaaacttaaatgttgaagtgaatcgaacggcttttgtgtgtttcttaaatggcttataaacaccttccacgctgcaattgttttcgttccagcacacgatctcagataattataaagtatatatatttgtaaataaccaGCATTATTTCATCATGACCCGGAACAAAACTAAAACAGGTTACTTTAAGCGTCGTACACCGTCAATGTTGCGGGAACCAGGAAGCGAAGAGGGCGGACCCAAACTTTTGAGTATAATTTGTGACTCTTTTTGAACTGATTTAAattgttttgatatttataattCTATACAAACATGAGCGCCGAACGAATGCATCATATTTCTAAAGAACAATTTGTAAAAATCCGAGTTAAATTTGTAAAATCCATGGACGATATCGATTCCTTTCTCGACGAAGCTTTGGCAAATGGTTTATTGGCCGATGGACATAAACAGGGAATAGGAGCCCTGAAAAATGTTTACGATCAAGCACGGCAGTTGCATGATTATATATTAAGGAAACTACCGGATGGGTCCGAGAAATTTGTGTCGGCCTTGAAAAAGTCAAATCATGATCAAATACTTGAGTTATTAGACGATCCAGAAGTCTACCCGATGAAGTTTAAGCCACACGGGCGTgttgtaataataaataatatagagtTTGACGATGAGAAGAAATACGAAAAAAGGACTGGAAGCGAAAAGGATGTGGTGGGTATTGAAAAACTTTTCAAGGAGTTCAGTTTTAATGTTCTAACTTATTCCAATAAAAAAgcgaaagaaatgaaagatataATTACAAAAGAAGCTGAAAAAA is from Octopus sinensis unplaced genomic scaffold, ASM634580v1 Contig17219, whole genome shotgun sequence and encodes:
- the LOC115231030 gene encoding caspase-7-like is translated as MSAERMHHISKEQFVKIRVKFVKSMDDIDSFLDEALANGLLADGHKQGIGALKNVYDQARQLHDYILRKLPDGSEKFVSALKKSNHDQILELLDDPEVYPMKFKPHGRVVIINNIEFDDEKKYEKRTGSEKDVVGIEKLFKEFSFNVLTYSNKKAKEMKDIITKEAEKSTASEDCFVMFLMSHGAIGNIIGIDGDELSYSTINDALKESSQLKDKPKLIYINTCQVSSDKKNEYFNVADLYVAFATVPEHLAFRTKESGSVFIESLISVYEKNKEKCDVNSLSPKIHAQIPKESGQISSSYNTLKKKVILRATI